The following proteins come from a genomic window of Falco rusticolus isolate bFalRus1 chromosome 9, bFalRus1.pri, whole genome shotgun sequence:
- the UBE2D1 gene encoding ubiquitin-conjugating enzyme E2 D1 isoform X4, whose amino-acid sequence MALKRIQKELSDLQRDPPAHCSAGPVGDDLFHWQATIMGPPDSAYQGGVFFLTVHFPTDYPFKPPKIAFTTKIYHPNINSNGSICLDILRSQWSPALTVSKADCACRTEEKMVSRPSKSN is encoded by the exons ATGGCGCTGAAGCGGATACAGAAA GAACTGAGTGATCTGCAGCGAGACCCACCGGCCCACTGTTCTGCCGGACCTGTTGGAGATGACT TGTTTCATTGGCAAGCAACAATTATGGGACCT cctgaTAGTGCATATCAAGGAGGAGTGTTTTTTCTCACAGTACACTTTCCAACAGACTATCCTTTCAAACCGCCAAAG attGCTTTTACCACAAAAATCTACCACCCAAACATAAACAGTAATGGGAGTATTTGCCTTGATATCCTGAGATCTCAATGGTCACCAGCTCTGACTGTATCAAAAG CTGACTGTGCATGCAGAACTGAGGAGAAAATGGTCAGCAGAccttcaaaatcaaattaa
- the UBE2D1 gene encoding ubiquitin-conjugating enzyme E2 D1 isoform X1, with amino-acid sequence MALKRIQKELSDLQRDPPAHCSAGPVGDDLFHWQATIMGPPDSAYQGGVFFLTVHFPTDYPFKPPKIAFTTKIYHPNINSNGSICLDILRSQWSPALTVSKVLLSICSLLCDPNPDDPLVPDIAQIYKSDKEKYNRHAREWTQKYAM; translated from the exons ATGGCGCTGAAGCGGATACAGAAA GAACTGAGTGATCTGCAGCGAGACCCACCGGCCCACTGTTCTGCCGGACCTGTTGGAGATGACT TGTTTCATTGGCAAGCAACAATTATGGGACCT cctgaTAGTGCATATCAAGGAGGAGTGTTTTTTCTCACAGTACACTTTCCAACAGACTATCCTTTCAAACCGCCAAAG attGCTTTTACCACAAAAATCTACCACCCAAACATAAACAGTAATGGGAGTATTTGCCTTGATATCCTGAGATCTCAATGGTCACCAGCTCTGACTGTATCAAAAG ttttattgtCCATATGCTCCTTACTTTGTGATCCTAATCCAGATGATCCTTTAGTACCAGATATTGCACAGATCTACAAGTCAGACAAGGAAAA